A portion of the Magnolia sinica isolate HGM2019 chromosome 17, MsV1, whole genome shotgun sequence genome contains these proteins:
- the LOC131230372 gene encoding cullin-1-like isoform X2, translating to MAMTMDRWDTIEEIFTKAKEIMAGNIEMKFTGEEYTRFYGSVFTLCTKMPGTYGESQIVFDKCKGFMEECITCTVLPSLEEKHDDDMLRELVKMWSNYRVMVKWLSRFFGYLDHYFLQSQEPSTIYDTGICCFSNLVCQELNAKFRDAVKSLINQERNGKQIDQGLVKNVLDFFVDISKGCNCPEKDMDFYKDFELAMLEDTTAYYSQKASKWISEDSFMEYKLKVKQCLNQEMERVSHYLQPSNQEKLLQVVRWELVLVHATELRKKMQSK from the exons ATGGCAATGACCATGGATCGATGGGATACCATCGAAGAGATCTTTACAAAGGCAAAGGAAATTATGGCGGGAAACATTGAGATGAAATTTACTGGCGAAGAGTATACGAGGTTTTACGG ATCCGTTTTTACATTGTGCACAAAGATGCCCGGCACTTACGGTGAAAGTCAGATTGTTTTTGATAAGTGTAAGGGATTTATGGAAGAGTGCATCACTTGTACG GTTCTTCCATCTTTAGAGGAGAAACATGACGATGATATGTTAAGAGAACTTGTGAAAATGTGGTCAAATTACCGAGTCATGGTCAAATGGCTATCAAGATTCTTTGGTTATCTTGACCACTACTTTCTTCAATCACAGGAGCCTTCTACAATTTATGACACTGGCATTTGTTGTTTCTCTAATCTG GTCTGCCAAGAGTTAAATGCCAAATTCAGAGATGCTGTTAAATCCTTG ATTAATCAAGAGCGCAATGGGAAGCAGATCGATCAAGGCCTAGTAAAGAATGTTCTGGATTTCTTTGTGGATATTAGTAAAGGATGTAATTGTCCTGAGAAAGATATGGATTTCTACAAGGACTTTGAATTGGCAATGCTTGAAGATACCACTGCTTACTATTCTCAAAAGGCTTCAAAATGGATTTCTGAAGATTCCTTCATGGAATATAAGTTAAAG GTCAAGCAATGCCTGAATCAGGAAATGGAGCGAGTTTCCCACTACTTGCAGCCTAGCAACCAGGAGAAATTACTACAG GTTGTGAGATGGGAGTTGGTGCTTGTACATGCAACTGAATTACGTAAAAAGATGCAGTCCAAGTAG
- the LOC131230372 gene encoding cullin-1-like isoform X1: MAAEKWFNTIWMKDTWVDSEMAMTMDRWDTIEEIFTKAKEIMAGNIEMKFTGEEYTRFYGSVFTLCTKMPGTYGESQIVFDKCKGFMEECITCTVLPSLEEKHDDDMLRELVKMWSNYRVMVKWLSRFFGYLDHYFLQSQEPSTIYDTGICCFSNLVCQELNAKFRDAVKSLINQERNGKQIDQGLVKNVLDFFVDISKGCNCPEKDMDFYKDFELAMLEDTTAYYSQKASKWISEDSFMEYKLKVKQCLNQEMERVSHYLQPSNQEKLLQVVRWELVLVHATELRKKMQSK, translated from the exons ATGGCAATGACCATGGATCGATGGGATACCATCGAAGAGATCTTTACAAAGGCAAAGGAAATTATGGCGGGAAACATTGAGATGAAATTTACTGGCGAAGAGTATACGAGGTTTTACGG ATCCGTTTTTACATTGTGCACAAAGATGCCCGGCACTTACGGTGAAAGTCAGATTGTTTTTGATAAGTGTAAGGGATTTATGGAAGAGTGCATCACTTGTACG GTTCTTCCATCTTTAGAGGAGAAACATGACGATGATATGTTAAGAGAACTTGTGAAAATGTGGTCAAATTACCGAGTCATGGTCAAATGGCTATCAAGATTCTTTGGTTATCTTGACCACTACTTTCTTCAATCACAGGAGCCTTCTACAATTTATGACACTGGCATTTGTTGTTTCTCTAATCTG GTCTGCCAAGAGTTAAATGCCAAATTCAGAGATGCTGTTAAATCCTTG ATTAATCAAGAGCGCAATGGGAAGCAGATCGATCAAGGCCTAGTAAAGAATGTTCTGGATTTCTTTGTGGATATTAGTAAAGGATGTAATTGTCCTGAGAAAGATATGGATTTCTACAAGGACTTTGAATTGGCAATGCTTGAAGATACCACTGCTTACTATTCTCAAAAGGCTTCAAAATGGATTTCTGAAGATTCCTTCATGGAATATAAGTTAAAG GTCAAGCAATGCCTGAATCAGGAAATGGAGCGAGTTTCCCACTACTTGCAGCCTAGCAACCAGGAGAAATTACTACAG GTTGTGAGATGGGAGTTGGTGCTTGTACATGCAACTGAATTACGTAAAAAGATGCAGTCCAAGTAG
- the LOC131230372 gene encoding cullin-1-like isoform X3: MAAEKWFNTIWMKDTWVDSEMAMTMDRWDTIEEIFTKAKEIMAGNIEMKFTGEEYTRFYGSVFTLCTKMPGTYGESQIVFDKCKGFMEECITCTVLPSLEEKHDDDMLRELVKMWSNYRVMVKWLSRFFGYLDHYFLQSQEPSTIYDTGICCFSNLVCQELNAKFRDAVKSLINQERNGKQIDQGLVKNVLDFFVDISKGCNCPEKDMDFYKDFELAMLEDTTAYYSQKASKWISEDSFMEYKLKVIPALLESSSFYKGKPIYTHSAP, from the exons ATGGCAATGACCATGGATCGATGGGATACCATCGAAGAGATCTTTACAAAGGCAAAGGAAATTATGGCGGGAAACATTGAGATGAAATTTACTGGCGAAGAGTATACGAGGTTTTACGG ATCCGTTTTTACATTGTGCACAAAGATGCCCGGCACTTACGGTGAAAGTCAGATTGTTTTTGATAAGTGTAAGGGATTTATGGAAGAGTGCATCACTTGTACG GTTCTTCCATCTTTAGAGGAGAAACATGACGATGATATGTTAAGAGAACTTGTGAAAATGTGGTCAAATTACCGAGTCATGGTCAAATGGCTATCAAGATTCTTTGGTTATCTTGACCACTACTTTCTTCAATCACAGGAGCCTTCTACAATTTATGACACTGGCATTTGTTGTTTCTCTAATCTG GTCTGCCAAGAGTTAAATGCCAAATTCAGAGATGCTGTTAAATCCTTG ATTAATCAAGAGCGCAATGGGAAGCAGATCGATCAAGGCCTAGTAAAGAATGTTCTGGATTTCTTTGTGGATATTAGTAAAGGATGTAATTGTCCTGAGAAAGATATGGATTTCTACAAGGACTTTGAATTGGCAATGCTTGAAGATACCACTGCTTACTATTCTCAAAAGGCTTCAAAATGGATTTCTGAAGATTCCTTCATGGAATATAAGTTAAAGGTCATTCCGGCTTTATTAGAATCTTCAAGTTTTTATAAAGGGAAACCTATCTACACCCACAGCGCACCATGA